In Citrus sinensis cultivar Valencia sweet orange chromosome 4, DVS_A1.0, whole genome shotgun sequence, one DNA window encodes the following:
- the LOC102628559 gene encoding uncharacterized protein LOC102628559 isoform X2 has translation MGSDSKKSNNNSNVAGGASQIPAAAKKIVQNLKETLNKNCTDSEIYAVLVECNMDPNDAFQRLLSQDAFKEVKSKRERRKEMKETQESRARSNSVTANRGARFGSEQAVGQTGSTENNYNELGKTANKREMGSAAPSGSSSSSYTYRATGKIINEQPPIHSDFFNADNRRQLLGTGDTISSSMQMCSGNQPTWPGISKGQVSLADIVRGRPLNIGSQMSSEISCTSQAAVLPNSIQYHNKNPQVLTSPELHQDPYSSHPSNSSEKIHGCGRSAGLHDFDDEWPVIEHLPAATGLLITDASATSDADGYSNRTCLYSDRAKLSRHSESDDIQISQRHYDSHNQSSNSNECVSVPSRRIFADGAGGVSNDDLLKETSSHDSHGRMFQEGIANVSDLPSQNYSASLNDDVVSALSSAVANLQQLNIGKEEPVMPPTENHSAVVLPNYLQTFAADCSHLSFGTYKSGVTSASPTVVAFNPIESNLEVSAADAPSAINSEYHGAEQFGFMHDTHRVTAETRNYDPPVSSQPELMKQDIPQATREHEYITSLSLPGNSMNDIQQSDSNFPFVAELNERNLPSVPSETNFENIPSGLLAPTRQSLRMRDSSSFLATQSMPSGYGSTVSLHATMPVSEISPHDLPGSNLTGRDALSHLQPLHSYAQSRLPSGKLTNMIGYPSMPQRQTYVPSALQHAYPEASVFHDSLAGMNYNLPQYRSSGTIGGLPLSNSGLSAYGSFVGSSTLPMGAAVGYNGPPQSHYMDGNSLPRQQHNRSSTWDLGASRQASSMHSDSAYYSLLRQNQHHPGYQVDQQASQHYESLGYPNPNTYHSDRITRTSAPRPW, from the exons ATGGGGAGTGATAGCAAGAAGAGCAATAATAACAGTAATGTGGCGGGCGGCGCGTCGCAGATTCCGGCGGCCGCTAAGAAGATAGTGCAGAATTTGAAGGAGACGCTTAACAAGAACTGTACGGACAGCGAGATCTACGCCGTTCTTGTCGAATGCAATATGGACCCCAACGACGCCTTCCAACGCCTCCTCTCTCAAG ATGCTTTTAAGGAAGTGAAGAGCAAGcgtgaaagaagaaaagag atGAAGGAGACGCAAGAATCAAGGGCTCGGAGTAACAGTGTGACTGCGAATCGCGGAGCTAGATTTGGTAGCGAACAAGCGGTTGGACAAACTGGTTCAACAGAAAACAACTATAATG AGCTTGGTAAGACTGCCAACAAGCGAGAGATGGGTTCAGCAGCTCCATCAGGatcctcatcatcatcttaTACATATCGTGCGACAGGAAAGATTATAAATGAGCAACCTCCAATTCACAG cgatttttttaatgctgATAATAGAAGACAGTTATTAGGAACGGGTGATACTATCTCTTCATCTATGCAAATGTGTTCAGGAAATCAGCCTACTTGGCCGGGCATTTCCAAAGGCCAGGTTTCTCTGGCTGATATTGTGAGGGGTAGGCCATTAAACATAGGCTCGCAAATGTCAAGTGAAATATCTTGTACAAGTCAAGCTGCAGTTTTACCAAACTCAATTCAGTATCACAACAAAAATCCACAAGTTTTGACATCTCCAGAACTCCATCAAGACCCATACTCTTCACATCCTTCTAATTCTTCGGAGAAAATTCATGGGTGTGGCAGGAGTGCTGGTCTgcatgattttgatgatgaatggCCTGTGATTGAGCATCTACCTGCTGCCACTGGATTATTAATCACAGATGCATCTGCTACCTCAGACGCAGATGGGTACTCTAATCGTACTTGCTTATATAGTGATAGAGCTAAATTGTCAAGGCACTCCGAGTCAGATGACATTCAAATATCACAGAGGCATTATGATAGTCATAATCAAAGTTCTAACAGCAATGAGTGTGTTTCGGTTCCCAGCAGACGGATTTTTGCAGACGGTGCTGGGGGAGTATCTAATGATGACTTGCTTAAGGAGACAAGTTCTCATGATTCTCATGGACGCATGTTTCAAGAag GGATAGCCAATGTTTCAGATTTGCCTTCCCAAAACTACTCTGCATCTTTGAATGATGATGTTGTGTCAGCATTGTCATCAGCTGTGGCCAATTTGCAGCAGCTTAATATAGGGAAAGAGGAACCAGTAATGCCTCCAACAGAGAATCACAGTGCAGTGGTGCTTCCAAACTATTTGCAAACATTTGCTGCTGATTGTTCACATTTGAGTTTTGGTACCTATAAGTCTGGAGTTACTTCTGCATCTCCCACAGTAGTGGCATTTAATCCAATAGAAAGCAATTTGGAGGTCTCAGCAGCAGATGCTCCATCTGCCAT AAATTCCGAATACCATGGTGCTGAGCAGTTTGGTTTTATGCATGATACTCACAGAGTAACTGCAGAAACCAGGAATTATGACCCTCCTGTGTCTTCACAGCCAGAGTTGATGAAGCAAGATATTCCTCAAGCAACACGGGAGCATGAATATATTACTTCTTTGTCATTGCCAGGTAATAGCATGAATGACATTCAACAGTCGGATTCCAACTTCCCTTTTGTGGCAGAACTTAATGAGAGGAATCTTCCTTCTGTACCGAGTGAAACG AATTTCGAAAATATACCAAGTGGTTTATTGGCACCAACTCGTCAGTCCTTGAGAATGAGAGATTCCTCATCTTTTCTTGCAACACAATCAATGCCATCTGGTTACGGCTCTACAGTCTCATTACATGCGACAATGCCTGTGTCAGAG ATTTCCCCACATGATCTGCCTGGTTCCAACCTTACCGGAAGAGATGCACTTTCCCATCTTCAGCCTTTGCATTCTTACGCTCAATCTAGACTTCCTTCAGGCAAATTAACCAACATGATTGGCTATCCTTCCATGCCACAGAGGCAGACATATGTTCCGTCTGCTTTGCAGCATGCCTATCCAGAGGCCAGCGTGTTTCACGATTCTCTGGCAGGCATGAATTACAATCTTCCGCAGTACAGAAGCAGTGGCACTATAGGCGGCTTGCCTCTGTCCAATAGTGGCCTTTCTGCCTATGGAAGTTTTGTTGGGAGTTCTACCTTACCAATGGGTGCTGCAGTTGGCTACAATGGTCCTCCACAGTCTCACTATATGGATGGAAATAGTTTACCACGTCAGCAG CATAATCGCTCTTCTACGTGGGATTTGGGAGCCAGTCGACAGGCATCGTCAATGCATTCTGATAGTGCATACTATAGCTTGCTTCGACAGAATCAGCATCATCCAGGATATCAAGTTGATCAGCAAGCTTCACAGCATTATGAATCTCTGGGGTACCCAAATCCAAATACCTATCATTCCGATAGAATCACAAGAACATCAGCACCAAGACCttggtga
- the LOC102628559 gene encoding uncharacterized protein LOC102628559 isoform X1, which yields MGSDSKKSNNNSNVAGGASQIPAAAKKIVQNLKETLNKNCTDSEIYAVLVECNMDPNDAFQRLLSQDAFKEVKSKRERRKEMKETQESRARSNSVTANRGARFGSEQAVGQTGSTENNYNELGKTANKREMGSAAPSGSSSSSYTYRATGKIINEQPPIHSDFFNADNRRQLLGTGDTISSSMQMCSGNQPTWPGISKGQVSLADIVRGRPLNIGSQMSSEISCTSQAAVLPNSIQYHNKNPQVLTSPELHQDPYSSHPSNSSEKIHGCGRSAGLHDFDDEWPVIEHLPAATGLLITDASATSDADGYSNRTCLYSDRAKLSRHSESDDIQISQRHYDSHNQSSNSNECVSVPSRRIFADGAGGVSNDDLLKETSSHDSHGRMFQEGIANVSDLPSQNYSASLNDDVVSALSSAVANLQQLNIGKEEPVMPPTENHSAVVLPNYLQTFAADCSHLSFGTYKSGVTSASPTVVAFNPIESNLEVSAADAPSAMYNFRNSEYHGAEQFGFMHDTHRVTAETRNYDPPVSSQPELMKQDIPQATREHEYITSLSLPGNSMNDIQQSDSNFPFVAELNERNLPSVPSETNFENIPSGLLAPTRQSLRMRDSSSFLATQSMPSGYGSTVSLHATMPVSEISPHDLPGSNLTGRDALSHLQPLHSYAQSRLPSGKLTNMIGYPSMPQRQTYVPSALQHAYPEASVFHDSLAGMNYNLPQYRSSGTIGGLPLSNSGLSAYGSFVGSSTLPMGAAVGYNGPPQSHYMDGNSLPRQQHNRSSTWDLGASRQASSMHSDSAYYSLLRQNQHHPGYQVDQQASQHYESLGYPNPNTYHSDRITRTSAPRPW from the exons ATGGGGAGTGATAGCAAGAAGAGCAATAATAACAGTAATGTGGCGGGCGGCGCGTCGCAGATTCCGGCGGCCGCTAAGAAGATAGTGCAGAATTTGAAGGAGACGCTTAACAAGAACTGTACGGACAGCGAGATCTACGCCGTTCTTGTCGAATGCAATATGGACCCCAACGACGCCTTCCAACGCCTCCTCTCTCAAG ATGCTTTTAAGGAAGTGAAGAGCAAGcgtgaaagaagaaaagag atGAAGGAGACGCAAGAATCAAGGGCTCGGAGTAACAGTGTGACTGCGAATCGCGGAGCTAGATTTGGTAGCGAACAAGCGGTTGGACAAACTGGTTCAACAGAAAACAACTATAATG AGCTTGGTAAGACTGCCAACAAGCGAGAGATGGGTTCAGCAGCTCCATCAGGatcctcatcatcatcttaTACATATCGTGCGACAGGAAAGATTATAAATGAGCAACCTCCAATTCACAG cgatttttttaatgctgATAATAGAAGACAGTTATTAGGAACGGGTGATACTATCTCTTCATCTATGCAAATGTGTTCAGGAAATCAGCCTACTTGGCCGGGCATTTCCAAAGGCCAGGTTTCTCTGGCTGATATTGTGAGGGGTAGGCCATTAAACATAGGCTCGCAAATGTCAAGTGAAATATCTTGTACAAGTCAAGCTGCAGTTTTACCAAACTCAATTCAGTATCACAACAAAAATCCACAAGTTTTGACATCTCCAGAACTCCATCAAGACCCATACTCTTCACATCCTTCTAATTCTTCGGAGAAAATTCATGGGTGTGGCAGGAGTGCTGGTCTgcatgattttgatgatgaatggCCTGTGATTGAGCATCTACCTGCTGCCACTGGATTATTAATCACAGATGCATCTGCTACCTCAGACGCAGATGGGTACTCTAATCGTACTTGCTTATATAGTGATAGAGCTAAATTGTCAAGGCACTCCGAGTCAGATGACATTCAAATATCACAGAGGCATTATGATAGTCATAATCAAAGTTCTAACAGCAATGAGTGTGTTTCGGTTCCCAGCAGACGGATTTTTGCAGACGGTGCTGGGGGAGTATCTAATGATGACTTGCTTAAGGAGACAAGTTCTCATGATTCTCATGGACGCATGTTTCAAGAag GGATAGCCAATGTTTCAGATTTGCCTTCCCAAAACTACTCTGCATCTTTGAATGATGATGTTGTGTCAGCATTGTCATCAGCTGTGGCCAATTTGCAGCAGCTTAATATAGGGAAAGAGGAACCAGTAATGCCTCCAACAGAGAATCACAGTGCAGTGGTGCTTCCAAACTATTTGCAAACATTTGCTGCTGATTGTTCACATTTGAGTTTTGGTACCTATAAGTCTGGAGTTACTTCTGCATCTCCCACAGTAGTGGCATTTAATCCAATAGAAAGCAATTTGGAGGTCTCAGCAGCAGATGCTCCATCTGCCATGTACAACTTCAG AAATTCCGAATACCATGGTGCTGAGCAGTTTGGTTTTATGCATGATACTCACAGAGTAACTGCAGAAACCAGGAATTATGACCCTCCTGTGTCTTCACAGCCAGAGTTGATGAAGCAAGATATTCCTCAAGCAACACGGGAGCATGAATATATTACTTCTTTGTCATTGCCAGGTAATAGCATGAATGACATTCAACAGTCGGATTCCAACTTCCCTTTTGTGGCAGAACTTAATGAGAGGAATCTTCCTTCTGTACCGAGTGAAACG AATTTCGAAAATATACCAAGTGGTTTATTGGCACCAACTCGTCAGTCCTTGAGAATGAGAGATTCCTCATCTTTTCTTGCAACACAATCAATGCCATCTGGTTACGGCTCTACAGTCTCATTACATGCGACAATGCCTGTGTCAGAG ATTTCCCCACATGATCTGCCTGGTTCCAACCTTACCGGAAGAGATGCACTTTCCCATCTTCAGCCTTTGCATTCTTACGCTCAATCTAGACTTCCTTCAGGCAAATTAACCAACATGATTGGCTATCCTTCCATGCCACAGAGGCAGACATATGTTCCGTCTGCTTTGCAGCATGCCTATCCAGAGGCCAGCGTGTTTCACGATTCTCTGGCAGGCATGAATTACAATCTTCCGCAGTACAGAAGCAGTGGCACTATAGGCGGCTTGCCTCTGTCCAATAGTGGCCTTTCTGCCTATGGAAGTTTTGTTGGGAGTTCTACCTTACCAATGGGTGCTGCAGTTGGCTACAATGGTCCTCCACAGTCTCACTATATGGATGGAAATAGTTTACCACGTCAGCAG CATAATCGCTCTTCTACGTGGGATTTGGGAGCCAGTCGACAGGCATCGTCAATGCATTCTGATAGTGCATACTATAGCTTGCTTCGACAGAATCAGCATCATCCAGGATATCAAGTTGATCAGCAAGCTTCACAGCATTATGAATCTCTGGGGTACCCAAATCCAAATACCTATCATTCCGATAGAATCACAAGAACATCAGCACCAAGACCttggtga
- the LOC102628263 gene encoding AT-hook motif nuclear-localized protein 16, translated as MVKIHYLNSLNVHNFCEVFFFHFEQRTELASMAGGTDLNVHSVATKAAVDRNQELDKGNHQRPGTDAMLMPPKVAKAVSPVSAADGETLRRPRGRPAGSKNKPKPPIIVTRDSANALRAHAMEVSSGCDVSESLANFARRKQRGMCILSGSGCVTNVTLRQPATSGSIVTLHGRFEILSLLGSILPPPAPPGITGLTIYLAGAQGQVVGGVVVGALIASGPVVIMAASFMNATFDRLPLDDDELAAAMQNQHYQNSRHHHLDISDLHGLPPQNLLTNGTMPPEIYAWAPGKPMSKT; from the coding sequence atggtaaAAATCCACTActtaaactcacttaatgtacataatttttgtgaagttttttttttccattttgagCAAAGAACTGAACTTGCAAGCATGGCCGGAGGCACAGATCTTAATGTACATTCAGTTGCGACCAAAGCTGCTGTGGATAGAAACCAAGAACTGGATAAAGGTAATCACCAGAGACCAGGCACTGATGCGATGCTTATGCCTCCCAAAGTAGCCAAGGCAGTGTCGCCAGTTTCTGCAGCTGATGGGGAAACCCTTAGGAGGCCTCGTGGTAGGCCAGCTGGCTCAAAGAACAAGCCAAAGCCGCCCATCATTGTCACCCGCGACAGTGCCAATGCTCTTCGGGCACATGCAATGGAGGTGAGCTCAGGCTGCGATGTAAGTGAAAGCTTAGCTAACTTTGCAAGAAGGAAGCAACGCGGTATGTGCATATTAAGTGGGAGTGGCTGTGTAACAAACGTCACACTGCGCCAACCAGCCACTTCTGGGTCGATTGTGACCCTTCATGGCCGTTTTGAGATTCTATCATTGCTCGGATCAATCCTGCCTCCGCCTGCCCCACCGGGAATCACCGGGCTAACAATTTACTTGGCAGGTGCTCAGGGACAGGTTGTGGGTGGGGTTGTGGTCGGTGCACTGATTGCTTCGGGCCCAGTTGTTATCATGGCCGCGTCTTTCATGAATGCTACTTTTGATCGTCTTCCattagatgatgatgaattaGCTGCTGCCATGCAGAACCAGCATTACCAAAATAGTCGTCACCACCACCTCGACATCTCTGATTTACACGGGTTGCCACCCCAGAACTTGCTGACTAATGGGACTATGCCTCCTGAGATTTACGCTTGGGCACCAGGGAAGCCTATGTCAAAAACCTGA
- the LOC102608650 gene encoding pentatricopeptide repeat-containing protein At2g42920, chloroplastic produces the protein MAVWSQIPSPTSMSKFISDQPLLSLLDKQCTSMKDLKKIHAHLIKTGLAKDPIAASRILTFCTSPAGDINYAYLVFTQIKKPNLFIWNTIIRGFSQSSTPRNAILLFIDMLVTSPIQPQRLTYPSLFKAYAQLGLARDGAQLHGRVVKQGLEFDQFIHNTIIYMYANCGFLSEARLMFDEVDTEFDVVAWNSMIIGLAKCGEIDESRRLFDKMVSRNTVSWNSMISGYVRNVKFKEALELFREMQEQNIKPSEFTMVSLLNACAKLGAIRQGEWIHNFLVTNCFELNTIVVTAIIDMYCKCGCPERALQVFNTVPKKGLSCWNSMVFGLAMNGYENEAIKLFSGLQSSNLTPDYTSFIAVLTACNHSGKVNQAKDYFTLMTETYKIKPSIKHYSCMVDALGRAGLLEEAEKLIRSMPSDPDAIIWGSLLSACRKHGNIEMAKQAAKQIIELDKNESCGYVLMSNLYAASYQFEEAMEERLLMKEVKIEKEPGCSLIEVDGEVHEFVAGGRLHPKAPEVYLLLNDLGLLIQEMGS, from the coding sequence atggcAGTTTGGTCACAAATTCCATCACCAACCTCCATGTCCAAGTTCATTTCGGACCAACCATTACTCTCTTTGCTAGACAAACAATGCACTTCAATGAAAGACCTGAAAAAAATCCATGCCCATCTCATCAAAACTGGCCTGGCCAAAGACCCCATTGCCGCCAGCCGTATCTTGACCTTTTGCACATCTCCGGCCGGCGACATCAACTATGCTTACTTAGTATTTACACAAATAAAGAAGccaaatctttttatttggaATACCATCATTAGAGGCTTCTCTCAGAGCTCAACTCCACGAAATGCAATATTGCTTTTCATTGACATGTTGGTCACTTCACCAATTCAGCCACAAAGGTTAACTTATCCTTCACTATTCAAGGCATATGCTCAGCTTGGTTTAGCTCGTGATGGAGCTCAGCTTCATGGTAGAGTTGTAAAACAAGGTCTTGAATTTGATCAGTTTATACATAACACTATCATTTATATGTATGCAAATTGTGGATTTTTGAGTGAAGCAAGACTGATGTTTGATGAAGTAGATACGGAATTCGATGTTGTTGCTTGGAATTCAATGATTATAGGCCTGGCTAAATGTGGAGAAATTGATGAGTCTAGGAGGCTGTTTGACAAAATGGTGTCTAGAAATACAGTTTCTTGGAACTCTATGATTAGTGGGTATGTGAGGAATGTTAAGTTTAAGGAGGCATTGGAGCTTTTTCGCGAAATGCAAGAGCAGAATATTAAGCCTAGTGAGTTTACAATGGTGAGCTTGTTGAATGCTTGTGCCAAATTAGGAGCAATTAGACAAGGTGAATGGATTCATAATTTCTTAGTGACGAATTGCTTTGAGTTGAATACCATAGTTGTTACTGCAATTATAGACATGTATTGCAAATGTGGCTGCCCTGAAAGGGCACTTCAAGTGTTTAACACTGTTCCCAAGAAAGGATTATCATGTTGGAATTCCATGGTTTTTGGCCTAGCTATGAATGGTTATGAGAATGAAGCGATAAAATTGTTCTCGGGGCTTCAATCTTCGAATCTTACACCAGATTACACTAGTTTCATTGCTGTCCTAACAGCTTGTAATCACTCAGGCAAAGTGAATCAAGCGAAGGATTACTTCACATTAATGACGGAAACATACAAGATTAAGCCATCCATAAAGCACTATAGCTGTATGGTTGATGCGCTAGGCAGAGCTGGACTGCTAGAAGAGGCAGAAAAGCTAATAAGAAGTATGCCTTCAGACCCAGATGCTATTATATGGGGGTCTTTACTCTCCGCTTGTAGAAAGCATGGAAATATTGAGATGGCTAAACAAGCAGCAAAGCAAATAATTGAGTTGgataaaaatgaaagctgTGGTTATGTGCTTATGTCTAATCTTTATGCTGCTTCCTATCAGTTTGAGGAAGCAATGGAGGAGAGGCTTTTGATGAAGGAAGTGAAGATAGAGAAAGAACCGGGGTGTAGTTTGATAGAAGTAGATGGTGAAGTTCATGAATTTGTCGCTGGTGGGAGGCTGCATCCGAAAGCCCCAGAGGTTTACCTTTTATTGAATGACTTGGGATTGCTAATACAAGAAATGGGATCATAG
- the LOC102627967 gene encoding PLASMODESMATA CALLOSE-BINDING PROTEIN 2 has protein sequence MGRAASFIQISLLLFCLFLCSGASVTSAQLGIEDKNVHLNSSISTTKRDITTPITTVPIITPATPTSSTPILNPTSTPETTSPAATTPSLTPPTTTTPVSSGASWCVASQSASHTALQVALDYACGYGADCSAIQPGGSCYNPNTLRDHASYAFNSFYQKNPIPSSCNFGGAAVSTSTNPSSGTCQYQSTSTSSSILNTTNSNGATVYGAVPNPPSPTASLALAAAKPHSMSIFFPAPCFLMLQLV, from the exons ATGGGAAGAGCAGCAAGTTTCATTCAAATATCACTCCTACTATTTTGTCTCTTCCTTTGTTCAG GTGCAAGTGTCACAAGTGCACAACTTGGCATTGAAGATAAAAATGTACACTTAAATTCTTCTATATCCACTACCAAAAGAGACATTACCACACCAATAACAACGGTACCAATCATAACTCCCGCTACTCCCACTTCATCAACACCAATTTTGAACCCAACTTCAACCCCAGAAACAACATCCCCGGCAGCAACAACCCCTAGTTTGACTCCGCCCACCACGACGACCCCTGTATCCTCCGGAGCAAGCTGGTGTGTAGCTAGCCAAAGTGCATCACATACCGCGTTACAAGTTGCTTTGGACTATGCTTGTGGGTATGGTGCTGATTGCTCAGCAATTCAGCCCGGTGGAAGTTGTTACAATCCCAACACCCTTAGAGACCATGCTTCTTATGCATTCAATTCATTTTATCAGAAGAATCCGATTCCAAGTAGCTGCAATTTTGGAGGAGCTGCTGTTAGTACCAGCACTAACCCCA GTAGCGGTACATGCCAATATCAATCCACCAG CACAAGTTCATCAATCTTAAACACAACAAATTCTAATGGGGCAACAGTATATGGTGCTGTTCCTAATCCACCGAGCCCCACTGCATCGCTTGCACTTGCAGCAGCCAAGCCTCATAGCATGTCAATTTTCTTTCCTGCGCCATGTTTCCTAATGCTGCAGCTGGTCTAA
- the LOC102627682 gene encoding uncharacterized protein LOC102627682 — MEDPHLFRPLLAPTATTSSSSADAAGTACADENDADYHSINHLSSNTSITFRLLAVIVLGVISIWANHEASKGFDITIINEAKDSPAGRRFELFYISNDKATRILLNTSSFAENILYPNTNFSLDSKKQVQHVTLRLTTNTTQRILVAVDTTNESNDDFVISLSSSVMSDTNIANANHAIVSALQRGMARIWLWDGESRAPPSLIQGLVEYISMLAGFGDAKNYVGGELPEFGHICWDSKDAGVTARFLEFCEVNHNGFIQRLNQGMRQRWDNRTVDDALGMEAKYLCDSYKMLS, encoded by the coding sequence ATGGAAGACCCCCACCTCTTCCGACCCCTCTTGGCCCCGACTGCCAccacctcctcctcctccgCCGACGCCGCCGGCACCGCCTGTGCCGATGAAAACGATGCCGATTACCACAGCATCAACCATTTGTCTTCAAACACTTCCATTACCTTCCGGCTACTTGCAGTCATTGTCCTAGGAGTAATCTCCATATGGGCAAACCATGAAGCATCAAAAGGCTTCGATATAACAATCATCAATGAAGCTAAAGACTCTCCGGCGGGCAGACGCTTCGAGCTCTTCTACATATCAAACGACAAGGCCACAAGAATACTCCTCAACACAAGCTCCTTCGCCGAAAACATTCTTTATCCCAATACCAATTTTTCCCTGGACAGCAAGAAGCAAGTTCAGCATGTCACTCTCCGGCTCACCACGAACACGACACAGAGAATATTGGTCGCCGTGGACACAACCAATGAAAGCAATGATGATTTTGTGATTAGTCTAAGTTCATCAGTAATGAGCGATACTAATATTGCTAATGCCAACCACGCAATTGTCTCGGCGTTGCAACGTGGCATGGCTAGGATATGGCTCTGGGACGGCGAGTCTAGGGCTCCCCCGTCGCTGATACAAGGCTTGGTTGAGTACATAAGCATGTTAGCTGGATTTGGGGATGCCAAAAATTACGTGGGTGGTGAGTTGCCAGAATTTGGTCACATTTGTTGGGACAGTAAGGACGCTGGAGTTACGGCAAGATTCTTGGAATTTTGTGAGGTGAATCATAACGGTTTCATCCAACGGCTTAACCAAGGTATGAGGCAGAGATGGGATAATCGGACGGTGGATGATGCGTTAGGGATGGAAGCTAAGTATTTATGTGATTCTTATAAAAtgttatcataa
- the LOC102627382 gene encoding glycerol-3-phosphate acyltransferase 1 translates to MVLPNVVLRLVADLLWYKILANSCYKAARKMRSYGFLLRNPYGKSSQQSQSHQNPLFPSVTKCDLENKGFDTLVCDMHGVLLRSQSFFPYFMLVAFEGGGILRAFCLLLSCLFLWVLDYECKLRVMIFITFCGLKTKDMENVSRAVLPKFYLENLNAEVYEVLASAGSRFVFTSVPRVMVEGFLKEYLRVDGVVGTELQTSGQYFTGLVCGSGLLVKHTALINYFGDQKPELGLGSSSFHDQLFISQCKEAYVVNKEESKSSANSIMPRNKYPKPLIFHDGRLAFLPTPLATLSMFMWLPVGIILAIFRLFVGIMLPCKLAILLVAMSGIEIRLKGQSPSSSSYSKGVLYVCSHRTLLDPVFLSKSLAKPLTAVTYSLSKMSEIIAPIRTVRLTRDRKKDGDTMRKLLSEGDLVVCPEGTTCREPYLLRFSSLFAELADDIVPVAMNTHVSMFYGTTASGLKCLDPIFFLMNPRPSYHIQILGKLPKELTCSGGRSSHEVANHIQRQLADALGFECTNLTRRDKYLMLAGNEGFVNGDQRPKT, encoded by the exons ATGGTGCTTCCTAATGTAGTACTGAGGCTAGTAGCAGACTTGCTCTGGTACAAGATTCTGGCAAATTCGTGCTACAAAGCTGCAAGAAAGATGAGAAGCTATGGTTTCCTTTTAAGGAACCCATATGGCAAATCATCCCAACAGTCACAGTCACATCAAAATCCTCTTTTTCCTAGTGTTACAAAGTgtgatttagaaaataaaggCTTTGACACTTTGGTTTGTGACATGCATGGAGTTTTGTTAAGGTCCCAATCTTTTTTCCCTTATTTCATGCTTGTTGCCTTTGAAGGTGGCGGCATTTTGCGAgcattttgtttgcttttgtcTTGTCTTTTCTTGTGGGTCTTGGACTATGAGTGTAAACTAAGAGTCATGATTTTCATAACCTTTTGTGGGCTTAAAACGAAGGACATGGAGAATGTGAGTAGGGCGGTTTTGCCTAAATTCTACCTTGAGAATCTCAATGCTGAAGTCTATGAAGTTTTAGCCTCAGCTGGGTCTAGATTTGTGTTCACAAGTGTTCCTAGAGTCATGGTCGAGGGATTCTTGAAAGAATATTTGAGAGTTGATGGTGTTGTAGGGACTGAATTGCAAACTTCTGGTCAATATTTTACTGGTTTAGTTTGTGGCTCTGGTTTGCTTGTAAAACACACAGCtcttatcaattattttggtGACCAGAAGCCTGAACTTGGCCTCGGAAGTTCAAGTTTCCATGACCAACTCTTCATCTCTCAGTGCAAg gaAGCTTATGTGGTGAACAAGGAAGAGAGTAAAAGCAGTGCAAATTCTATAATGCCAAGGAACAAATATCCAAAGCCTCTCATATTTCATGATGGAAGGCTAGCTTTCTTGCCCACTCCATTGGCAACTCTTTCAATGTTCATGTGGCTACCAGTTGGAATCATTCTAGCCATTTTCAGACTCTTTGTGGGCATCATGCTTCCATGCAAACTAGCCATCTTATTGGTCGCAATGAGTGGTATAGAGATAAGACTTAAAGGCCAAAGCCCATCATCATCAAGTTATTCAAAAGGGGTCCTCTACGTTTGCTCACATAGAACACTTTTGGACCCTGTTTTCCTCAGCAAATCCTTAGCTAAGCCTTTGACTGCAGTCACATATAGCCTAAGCAAAATGTCTGAGATTATAGCCCCAATCAGAACCGTCAGATTGACAAGAGACAGAAAGAAAGATGGAGACACCATGCGAAAATTGCTAAGTGAAGGTGACTTGGTTGTTTGCCCGGAAGGAACCACATGCAGGGAGCCCTATTTGTTGAGGTTTAGCTCATTGTTTGCTGAGCTAGCTGATGACATAGTCCCTGTGGCAATGAACACACATGTGAGCATGTTCTATGGGACCACCGCCAGTGGACTAAAATGCTTGgatcccattttctttttgatgaacCCTAGACCAAGCTACCATATTCAGATACTTGGGAAATTGCCCAAAGAGCTCACATGTTCAGGAGGGAGATCAAGTCATGAGGTGGCAAATCACATACAAAGGCAGCTGGCTGATGCATTAGGGTTTGAGTGCACTAATCTTACAAGAAGGGACAAGTACTTGATGTTAGCTGGAAATGAAGGGTTTGTCAATGGTGACCAGCGACCAAAAACCTAG